In a single window of the Bacteroidales bacterium genome:
- a CDS encoding ATP-binding protein has product MRRPRMKFHISYQLIVWALVTIAIILAGGFLIISYIYKLQDETNLLIQQNIRSSKSAQELKLSLYDIRAASLTYLFDRSPERIATLQNKQNEFILLLEIAKASANTDEENILIQQISALFSNYQQTLRNALELHRMGRISQPNALIVHASQNLINTIEEKTDSFIATNESAQAAYERSIQLNDDIIRTAMYALGSSGIILGLILGWLIARIILNPIYKLVLKVRDAAGSEVVEHIKMSPGKELEELDLHINRLIGRINQAHEDLQKNRELLERSSKLAAIGKIAPALAHEIRNPLTAIKMLIYAMMQEPGISKDKLHDLEIITHEIDRVEGFLQNFLKYARPAKPQMQMVSIVPVIKETLQLMQPRFRQSNIRLTENHEHENLRIKADPDMIKQIVMNLVLNAIESMGQDGELSFTTQVKADDPENQLFQICISDTGSGIPDDIKDSLFDPFVKGKDQGVGLGLSISQRIAELHHGWISAANNSGKGATFTIHLPMNR; this is encoded by the coding sequence ATGCGTCGTCCCAGGATGAAATTCCATATCAGCTATCAGTTAATCGTCTGGGCATTGGTTACAATCGCCATTATCCTGGCCGGTGGTTTCCTGATCATTTCTTACATTTACAAGCTGCAGGACGAAACCAACCTGCTGATCCAGCAAAATATCAGAAGTTCCAAATCAGCCCAGGAACTTAAATTATCATTATACGATATCCGTGCCGCTTCCCTGACTTATCTTTTCGACAGAAGCCCGGAGCGAATAGCCACACTGCAGAATAAACAAAATGAATTTATCCTTTTGCTCGAAATAGCAAAGGCATCTGCTAATACAGATGAAGAGAATATCCTGATCCAGCAAATTTCCGCCTTGTTCTCCAATTACCAGCAAACTCTCAGGAATGCGCTTGAACTTCACCGTATGGGCAGGATATCACAACCTAATGCTTTGATCGTGCATGCCAGCCAGAATCTTATTAACACCATCGAGGAGAAAACCGACAGTTTTATCGCCACGAATGAAAGTGCACAGGCTGCATACGAAAGGAGTATCCAGCTGAATGACGATATTATACGGACAGCCATGTATGCTTTGGGCAGCAGCGGGATAATCCTCGGCCTGATCCTCGGCTGGCTTATTGCCCGGATCATCCTCAATCCCATTTACAAACTGGTGCTCAAGGTGAGGGATGCCGCAGGGAGTGAAGTGGTGGAACACATCAAGATGTCGCCCGGAAAAGAACTGGAAGAACTTGACCTGCACATCAACCGGCTGATCGGGAGGATCAACCAGGCCCATGAGGATTTGCAGAAGAACCGTGAATTGCTGGAGCGTTCCAGCAAGCTGGCAGCTATAGGCAAGATTGCCCCTGCACTGGCCCATGAGATCCGCAACCCTCTCACTGCAATCAAAATGCTGATATACGCCATGATGCAGGAACCTGGCATCAGCAAGGATAAACTGCACGACCTGGAGATCATCACCCATGAGATCGACCGGGTTGAAGGTTTTCTGCAGAATTTCCTCAAATATGCCCGCCCGGCTAAACCCCAGATGCAGATGGTCAGTATCGTTCCGGTTATCAAAGAAACCTTGCAATTGATGCAACCCCGGTTCAGGCAGAGCAATATCAGGCTGACTGAAAACCATGAGCATGAAAATCTCCGGATCAAAGCCGATCCTGACATGATCAAACAAATTGTCATGAATCTGGTGTTGAATGCCATTGAATCTATGGGGCAGGACGGCGAGCTGAGTTTTACTACACAGGTAAAAGCAGATGATCCGGAAAATCAGTTGTTTCAGATTTGCATCAGCGATACAGGATCGGGCATTCCTGACGACATCAAGGATTCCCTTTTTGATCCGTTCGTAAAAGGCAAAGACCAGGGGGTCGGGCTTGGATTGTCAATTTCACAGCGGATTGCTGAACTGCATCACGGATGGATCAGCGCTGCCAACAATTCCGGCAAGGGCGCCACTTTCACGATTCATTTGCCAATGAATAGATAA
- a CDS encoding enoyl-CoA hydratase-related protein, whose translation MTNYSTIEFEQQNDLGIIWLNRPEIHNAFNEVMIRELIDCFEAVNLMEDIRIVILRGRGKSFCAGADLNWMRSVANYSFEQNFKESLNLSKCLYIIYTCKKPTIAVVHGAAIGGANGLLASCDFAYADDNTTFSLSEVKIGIVPACISPYVTKRVGEYGSRELMLTGRRIKGKEAEHFRLINKSLPSDELENYVNSVVELLRTSGPKAMSQCKNLIFNISNLETLEQALESTARMIAGIRASKEGQEGMAAFLEKRKPKW comes from the coding sequence ATGACTAATTATTCCACGATAGAATTCGAGCAGCAGAACGACCTGGGAATCATCTGGCTTAACCGACCTGAGATTCATAATGCGTTTAATGAGGTCATGATCCGGGAACTGATCGATTGCTTTGAAGCAGTCAATTTGATGGAAGATATCCGGATCGTGATTCTCCGCGGCAGGGGGAAGTCGTTCTGTGCCGGCGCCGACCTGAACTGGATGCGGAGTGTGGCCAATTACAGCTTCGAGCAAAATTTCAAAGAAAGCCTGAATCTGTCGAAATGCTTATACATTATCTATACCTGCAAAAAACCCACTATTGCAGTGGTTCACGGCGCTGCCATCGGCGGGGCCAACGGTCTGCTGGCCTCATGCGACTTTGCTTATGCCGACGACAATACGACGTTCTCGCTCAGTGAAGTAAAGATCGGCATAGTGCCTGCCTGCATATCACCTTATGTAACCAAGCGGGTTGGAGAATATGGTTCCCGTGAACTTATGCTCACCGGTCGCAGGATCAAAGGCAAGGAAGCGGAGCATTTCCGGCTGATCAATAAATCGCTACCCTCTGATGAATTGGAAAACTATGTCAATTCAGTAGTTGAACTGCTGCGCACCAGCGGCCCGAAAGCCATGTCGCAGTGCAAAAACCTGATCTTCAACATCAGCAATCTGGAAACGCTGGAACAGGCATTGGAATCGACAGCCAGGATGATAGCCGGGATCCGCGCGTCGAAAGAAGGACAGGAAGGGATGGCGGCTTTTTTAGAGAAGAGGAAACCGAAATGGTAA
- a CDS encoding sigma-54 dependent transcriptional regulator produces the protein MKDIKKILIVDDEESVRYSFRKLFREPGCEIVEAANGLEALSVIKKELPDLVLMDIEMPGLNGLDAIQRVKAMNPQLPVIIITAFGTTERVIAAMKYGAYEYLEKPFDVGRLKEVITEALEMKRLSDKDNSMEIHPLDTHTGEQIVGMSPAIKEVYKMIGRVAASDVSVLLSGESGTGKELVAKAIHRYSDRSDKPFIAINCAAIPDTLLESELFGFEKGSFTDASHMKEGKFEMADKGTLFLDEVADMSLSLQAKLLRVLQEGTFERIGSNKVIKVNVRVISATNKNLENAIAQKTFREDLYYRLKVITITLPPLRMHTEDIPLLTNYFLSRHCQEMKKPMVTVPPETMDGLLKYSWPGNVRELENLLKRALLLSKSNVITPDLISAEINSTATVLPGVSAKNRSSLLPDKLDEYEGRLFKHVIDQVEKELIEKSLGCMKGNQVKTAKLLGISRAMLHERMEKFGLLSE, from the coding sequence ATGAAGGACATTAAAAAGATTTTGATCGTTGACGATGAGGAAAGCGTCAGGTATTCTTTCCGGAAGCTTTTCCGGGAGCCTGGATGTGAGATTGTCGAAGCTGCCAACGGGCTGGAGGCGCTTTCAGTTATTAAAAAAGAGTTGCCCGACCTGGTGCTGATGGATATCGAGATGCCAGGCCTTAACGGGCTTGATGCTATCCAACGGGTCAAAGCCATGAATCCCCAATTGCCTGTGATCATCATAACCGCATTTGGGACGACGGAACGGGTGATCGCGGCGATGAAATACGGCGCTTATGAATACCTGGAAAAGCCTTTCGATGTTGGCAGATTAAAGGAAGTCATTACGGAAGCCCTTGAGATGAAAAGGCTTTCAGATAAAGATAACAGCATGGAGATCCATCCTCTCGATACCCATACAGGGGAGCAAATCGTCGGGATGAGCCCTGCCATCAAGGAAGTTTACAAGATGATCGGCCGGGTGGCCGCCAGCGATGTAAGCGTTTTGCTCAGCGGTGAAAGCGGGACCGGCAAGGAACTGGTGGCTAAAGCCATTCACCGCTACAGCGACAGGTCAGACAAGCCGTTCATCGCCATCAATTGTGCCGCTATCCCGGATACCCTGCTTGAAAGTGAGCTCTTCGGCTTCGAAAAAGGGTCCTTCACCGACGCCTCGCACATGAAGGAAGGAAAATTTGAAATGGCTGACAAAGGAACTTTGTTCCTCGATGAAGTGGCCGATATGAGCCTGTCATTGCAGGCCAAGCTGTTGCGGGTTTTGCAGGAAGGTACGTTCGAGCGCATCGGCAGCAACAAAGTTATCAAGGTGAATGTCAGGGTGATTTCAGCTACTAATAAAAACCTCGAAAATGCCATTGCACAGAAAACCTTCCGGGAAGATCTTTACTACAGGCTGAAGGTCATTACCATAACCCTGCCCCCTTTGCGGATGCACACGGAAGATATCCCCCTTTTGACCAACTATTTCCTTTCGAGGCATTGCCAGGAGATGAAGAAACCGATGGTCACGGTTCCCCCGGAGACCATGGACGGGCTGTTGAAATATTCCTGGCCGGGGAATGTGCGCGAGTTGGAAAACCTTCTTAAAAGAGCCTTGCTGCTCAGCAAGAGCAATGTGATCACCCCTGACCTCATCTCCGCGGAGATCAATTCCACAGCAACAGTTTTGCCAGGGGTAAGTGCAAAAAACCGTTCCTCACTGCTGCCGGATAAACTCGATGAATACGAAGGCCGGCTTTTCAAGCACGTTATTGACCAGGTCGAGAAAGAATTAATCGAAAAATCGCTGGGCTGTATGAAAGGCAACCAGGTGAAAACAGCAAAACTGCTGGGCATCAGCCGCGCCATGCTTCATGAAAGGATGGAGAAATTCGGATTACTGTCTGAATAA
- a CDS encoding L,D-transpeptidase, with protein MSRRSKIKIRRVLIAFMAFCVLIAMVMGILLVSSAKPPIDSINQCQTEISRAREVEADKYAPHVLVSAEGTCQLAMNEWKYQNDRLFFIRDYGQMLGLAKEATDKAREAAELALHIKDSLHSGLSSKLDAVSYKLNHFDEYYAHLPLSGTTRQNFTSAKLRYMESKEAYERGDYNQVGINLDVASQLITKSVAEAHRYLSNYFEGLSKWRRWADETLAWSRNNNANVIIIDKFAQKCYVYNNGKLKKEFNAELGPHWIGTKQYRGDKATPEGRYHITKKKTRHETKYYKALLINYPNDEDKARYSANVKKGNIPRRGIGNLIEIHGGGGRGINWTDGCIALTNDEMDRLFELVSAGTPVTIVGSLRSLQEINGF; from the coding sequence ATGAGCAGAAGGAGCAAAATAAAAATTCGAAGGGTTTTAATAGCCTTTATGGCATTTTGCGTCCTGATAGCCATGGTGATGGGCATTCTGCTTGTTTCTTCCGCTAAACCACCCATTGACTCCATCAACCAATGCCAAACAGAGATCAGTCGGGCACGAGAAGTCGAAGCCGATAAATATGCCCCCCATGTACTGGTTTCAGCTGAAGGCACCTGTCAGTTGGCTATGAATGAATGGAAATACCAGAATGACCGCTTGTTCTTCATCAGGGACTATGGGCAAATGCTCGGACTGGCCAAAGAAGCCACGGATAAGGCCAGGGAAGCCGCTGAATTGGCTCTTCATATCAAAGATTCCCTTCATTCCGGTCTGAGTTCAAAACTGGATGCCGTCAGCTATAAGCTTAATCACTTCGATGAATATTATGCCCATCTCCCCTTAAGCGGCACTACGAGGCAGAATTTCACCTCCGCCAAACTGCGATACATGGAGTCGAAAGAAGCTTATGAAAGAGGTGATTATAACCAGGTCGGTATAAACCTCGATGTCGCCAGCCAACTTATCACTAAATCGGTCGCAGAAGCGCATCGTTACCTTTCCAATTACTTTGAAGGTCTTTCAAAATGGCGCCGGTGGGCAGATGAAACACTGGCCTGGTCAAGGAATAATAATGCAAATGTCATCATCATCGATAAATTCGCCCAAAAATGCTATGTTTACAATAATGGTAAACTGAAAAAGGAATTTAATGCCGAACTGGGCCCCCATTGGATCGGCACAAAGCAATACAGGGGCGATAAAGCAACACCTGAAGGCCGCTATCATATCACCAAAAAGAAAACACGCCACGAAACCAAATACTATAAAGCCCTTCTGATCAATTATCCGAACGACGAAGATAAAGCTCGGTATAGCGCCAATGTCAAGAAAGGAAATATTCCCAGAAGAGGAATCGGAAACCTGATTGAAATTCATGGCGGTGGCGGGAGAGGGATTAACTGGACCGATGGTTGTATTGCCCTGACCAATGACGAAATGGACAGGTTATTCGAACTTGTGAGTGCCGGCACACCGGTCACCATTGTGGGCTCGTTAAGAAGCCTGCAGGAAATCAACGGTTTTTAA
- a CDS encoding L,D-transpeptidase: MKKDRPSAGRTFLKVFLAFIMAIGLSILLSWPVVRNFNKIQEIALHFKPKAELQSTATRIGLGNLKTYQESLDKDLAGIQKKLSVFLPKGPFLIINTSANNFRLMNEAKVLREGVCSTGSYTILQAGDNKQWIFKTPRGMFKILNKVNDPVWKKPDWAFIEEGLPVPSANHPSRYEYGVLGDHSMILGDGYMIHGTLYKRFLGMPVTHGCVRMGDADLEEVFKTMQIGSKVYIY, encoded by the coding sequence GTGAAAAAGGACAGACCTTCTGCGGGTCGCACCTTTTTAAAAGTATTTCTTGCTTTTATTATGGCAATAGGCCTCTCTATTTTACTCTCCTGGCCTGTTGTCCGAAATTTTAATAAAATCCAGGAAATAGCCCTTCATTTTAAGCCTAAAGCTGAGTTGCAGTCTACGGCTACCCGAATTGGGCTGGGGAATTTAAAAACTTACCAGGAATCGCTGGACAAAGATCTTGCAGGAATTCAGAAAAAACTCTCCGTCTTTTTACCAAAAGGGCCTTTTCTGATTATAAATACATCGGCAAACAATTTCCGGCTGATGAATGAAGCTAAAGTCCTGCGGGAAGGAGTGTGCTCTACCGGCAGTTATACCATTTTGCAGGCCGGAGACAATAAGCAATGGATATTCAAGACCCCGCGCGGCATGTTCAAGATATTAAACAAGGTCAATGACCCTGTCTGGAAAAAACCTGATTGGGCTTTTATTGAAGAGGGTTTACCGGTTCCTTCGGCCAATCATCCGTCAAGATATGAATATGGTGTTCTTGGCGACCACTCCATGATCCTCGGCGATGGTTATATGATCCACGGAACACTTTATAAAAGATTCCTCGGTATGCCGGTTACCCATGGATGTGTCAGGATGGGTGATGCCGACCTTGAAGAAGTTTTTAAAACCATGCAAATCGGGTCAAAAGTTTATATTTATTAA
- a CDS encoding acyl-CoA carboxylase subunit beta → MFRIESKIDIQSAEFKQNKAQFLRILEEYRTILKQVRHGAPPKAIERHKQRGKLLARERIDLLIDPNTPFLELSPLAAYGEYDNQFPSAGIITGIGVIEGREALIIANDATIKGGTYVKETIKKHVRAQQIAMENHLPCVYMVDSGGIFLPEQSKVFADRFHFGRFFYNQARLSAMGVPQIACVMGFCTAGGAYVPAMSDETIIVKEQGTIYIGGPPLVKAATGEVVTPEELGGAYVHTSISGVADYLAENDRHAIQICRNIFQTLEKKEKQVLNTVPIEEPYYDPEELYGIAPIDFKKPVDSREIIARIVDGSRFQEFKARYAPTLVTGFANIMGYPVGILANNGVLFSESSLKGAHFIELCTSRNVPILFLQNITGFMIGKQYEHGGIAKDGAKFVHAVANAEVPKFTVIFGGSFGAGNYAMAGRGYDPRLLFMWPNSRISVMGGEQASDVLIQVKEEQLRAQGKEMDPVEREKLRAEILKKYDQEGSPYFSTSRLWDDGIIDPADTRKYIAMGIAASLNLKFPETKYGVFRM, encoded by the coding sequence TTGTTCCGAATAGAGTCAAAAATCGACATCCAGTCCGCGGAGTTTAAGCAAAATAAAGCGCAGTTTCTGCGAATCCTTGAAGAATACCGGACAATCCTCAAACAAGTCAGGCATGGTGCACCGCCCAAGGCCATCGAAAGGCACAAGCAGCGGGGAAAACTATTGGCCCGTGAGCGGATCGACCTGCTGATCGACCCGAACACACCGTTCCTGGAACTGTCACCGCTGGCAGCTTATGGTGAATATGACAACCAATTCCCTTCTGCCGGGATCATTACCGGAATAGGCGTCATCGAAGGCAGGGAAGCCTTGATCATTGCCAATGATGCGACAATCAAAGGCGGCACTTATGTGAAGGAAACCATCAAGAAGCATGTCAGGGCCCAGCAGATTGCTATGGAGAACCATCTTCCCTGTGTTTATATGGTTGACTCGGGGGGCATATTTCTCCCCGAGCAATCAAAGGTATTTGCCGATCGTTTCCACTTCGGCCGCTTTTTCTACAACCAGGCCAGGCTCTCAGCCATGGGCGTTCCCCAGATCGCCTGTGTGATGGGCTTCTGCACGGCCGGCGGTGCCTATGTGCCTGCCATGAGCGATGAAACCATCATTGTCAAGGAGCAGGGAACGATTTATATCGGCGGGCCTCCGCTGGTCAAGGCTGCAACAGGTGAAGTGGTCACCCCGGAAGAATTAGGCGGCGCTTATGTGCATACTTCCATCTCCGGCGTTGCCGACTACCTCGCTGAAAACGACCGCCACGCCATCCAGATATGCCGCAATATCTTCCAGACCCTCGAGAAAAAGGAAAAACAGGTCCTCAATACAGTTCCTATCGAAGAACCCTATTACGATCCTGAAGAACTTTACGGCATCGCTCCCATCGATTTTAAAAAACCGGTTGATTCGCGCGAAATCATAGCCCGGATTGTTGACGGCAGCCGTTTCCAGGAATTCAAGGCCCGTTACGCCCCTACGCTGGTCACAGGCTTTGCTAACATCATGGGCTATCCAGTAGGTATTTTGGCTAACAACGGGGTGCTGTTTTCCGAATCATCCCTGAAAGGAGCACACTTCATCGAGCTTTGCACTTCACGGAATGTTCCTATTTTATTTCTGCAGAACATTACCGGCTTCATGATCGGGAAACAATATGAACATGGCGGTATCGCAAAGGATGGCGCCAAGTTCGTCCATGCCGTGGCCAATGCTGAAGTGCCCAAGTTCACGGTTATCTTCGGCGGTTCTTTCGGCGCCGGCAATTACGCGATGGCCGGCCGGGGATATGATCCCAGGCTGCTATTCATGTGGCCCAACTCCCGGATTTCGGTCATGGGCGGTGAACAGGCTTCCGACGTTCTGATCCAGGTGAAGGAAGAACAGCTTAGAGCACAGGGCAAAGAGATGGACCCGGTGGAACGTGAAAAATTACGCGCGGAAATCCTCAAGAAATACGACCAAGAAGGTTCTCCATACTTCAGCACCTCGCGTTTGTGGGATGATGGTATTATCGACCCGGCGGATACGCGGAAATATATTGCTATGGGCATTGCCGCTTCCCTGAATCTTAAGTTCCCGGAGACGAAGTACGGAGTGTTCAGAATGTAA